A window from Spiroplasma endosymbiont of Aspidapion aeneum encodes these proteins:
- a CDS encoding PTS transporter subunit EIIC, with translation MFKQKTHTSLSLINSKNNTDVIEGKTKNNYLSKILNILQEFGKALQYPIAILPFCAIFNRLGNLGETYSTSTVGDDKIITNSFGYWISHIMSMAGGVAFDNLAFFFAIGIAFGLSKDHRGEAAIAGALFYLILEKMLGEGGLATLFYQNAMKNDSSIVDGKGNKLSSLLYMNKGGKSLWMLNLGALGGIIAGSFASWSYNKFKDTNLPKALSFFGGKRFVPMVVVVLTIPVSFALAVIWPWVQLGLVSLGKYLTGDNLFIKVFGVSLYSFLNRLLIPFGLHQVLNVFFWFQMPMTGHVVSPGSGSIGTDQTTVNGDITAFSKGIEGGGLFQSGFFPIMMGGLPAAAIAMIYASPKDRRTEVAGFLGGVAGVAFLCGITEPIEFSFVFIAPGLYVIHAALTAIFAAVSVLMQIQVGFAFSAGFIDYIVSMPQAWGYSAAKSGAAHFFSNPLWLLVLTIIAAAVYFVTFSWWIRHFDIKTPGRDEALDDSLSSNEIIGTNGKVRKSTSKEKHIVMAQKLLDAVGIDNVEQVDNCATRLRLIVKDSSKADEKAIKSAGAFGMKKLGKTSLQIIVGPDVEHVAREFEIIWKDKKTA, from the coding sequence ATGTTTAAACAAAAAACACATACAAGTCTAAGTTTGATAAACTCAAAAAACAATACAGATGTTATTGAAGGAAAAACTAAAAATAATTATTTGTCAAAAATTCTTAACATCTTGCAAGAGTTTGGGAAAGCATTGCAGTATCCAATTGCAATTTTACCATTTTGTGCAATTTTTAATAGGCTGGGAAACCTAGGAGAGACATATAGCACATCAACTGTTGGGGATGATAAAATAATCACAAATAGCTTTGGGTATTGAATATCTCATATCATGTCAATGGCGGGAGGAGTAGCATTTGACAATCTTGCTTTCTTCTTTGCAATTGGGATCGCCTTTGGTTTGTCAAAAGACCATAGGGGGGAAGCTGCAATTGCTGGTGCATTATTTTATTTAATTTTAGAAAAAATGTTGGGAGAGGGTGGTTTGGCAACCCTATTTTATCAAAACGCAATGAAAAATGATTCATCAATCGTAGATGGTAAAGGTAATAAATTATCATCTCTACTTTATATGAATAAAGGTGGTAAATCACTTTGGATGTTAAACCTAGGTGCACTGGGTGGTATTATTGCTGGTTCCTTTGCATCTTGGTCATATAACAAATTTAAAGATACCAACCTACCAAAAGCATTATCATTCTTTGGTGGAAAAAGATTTGTACCTATGGTGGTTGTTGTCTTGACAATACCAGTATCATTTGCGTTAGCAGTTATTTGACCTTGGGTACAATTGGGTTTGGTTAGTTTAGGAAAATATTTAACAGGAGATAACCTTTTTATTAAGGTTTTTGGAGTGTCTTTATACTCATTCCTAAACCGTTTATTAATTCCATTTGGGTTACACCAAGTATTAAATGTATTCTTTTGATTCCAAATGCCAATGACAGGACACGTAGTTAGCCCTGGTAGTGGTTCAATTGGTACAGACCAAACAACAGTAAATGGAGATATAACAGCATTTTCAAAAGGTATTGAAGGTGGTGGTTTATTCCAATCTGGATTTTTTCCAATAATGATGGGGGGTCTCCCTGCGGCAGCAATTGCAATGATATATGCGTCGCCCAAAGATAGAAGAACAGAGGTAGCAGGATTTTTAGGTGGAGTTGCTGGAGTTGCATTTTTATGTGGAATTACAGAACCAATTGAATTTTCATTTGTTTTCATAGCACCTGGTTTATATGTAATCCATGCAGCTCTTACAGCTATATTTGCAGCAGTTTCTGTTCTTATGCAAATTCAAGTAGGATTTGCATTCTCAGCTGGCTTTATTGATTATATTGTTTCTATGCCACAAGCTTGAGGATATTCAGCAGCTAAATCTGGAGCAGCACACTTCTTCTCAAATCCATTGTGATTATTAGTGTTAACTATTATTGCAGCAGCAGTATACTTTGTTACATTCTCATGATGAATACGACACTTTGATATTAAAACACCAGGAAGAGACGAAGCTCTTGATGACTCTTTATCAAGTAATGAAATAATTGGTACCAATGGTAAAGTAAGAAAATCAACATCAAAAGAAAAACACATTGTAATGGCACAAAAATTATTAGATGCAGTTGGTATAGATAATGTTGAACAAGTTGACAATTGTGCAACAAGATTGAGATTAATTGTAAAAGATAGTTCAAAAGCTGATGAAAAGGCTATTAAAAGTGCCGGTGCATTTGGTATGAAAAAATTAGGTAAAACATCATTACAAATAATTGTAGGGCCTGATGTTGAACACGTGGCTAGAGAATTTGAAATTATTTGAAAAGATAAAAAAACAGCTTAA
- a CDS encoding ABC transporter ATP-binding protein has translation MIKIENVSKKYKENFVNLNININIEDGKIYGLIGPNGAGKTTLVRQMLGFIKSDEGKITFNNINSWNNSKKIMADIGYVPGELALFESVSVKYWLNLTKLFKENVDPKWVDSLVKYFDLDVNKKIKKLSKGNKQKVSIIGALMHKPKYIILDEPTSGLDPVMQIKFNKLILKLKNDYKTTVFLCSHIISESQELCDQIFFINHGNILKSLDSNEIKNNDLLQIFKDLYGAEL, from the coding sequence ATGATTAAAATCGAGAATGTAAGTAAAAAATATAAGGAAAATTTTGTAAATTTAAATATTAATATTAATATTGAAGACGGAAAAATTTATGGTTTAATTGGGCCAAATGGAGCTGGAAAAACAACATTAGTACGGCAAATGCTTGGTTTTATTAAGTCTGATGAAGGTAAAATAACATTTAACAATATTAATTCTTGAAATAATTCCAAAAAAATAATGGCAGATATTGGTTATGTCCCAGGAGAATTAGCACTTTTTGAAAGTGTTTCTGTTAAATATTGGTTGAACCTAACAAAATTATTTAAGGAAAATGTTGATCCAAAATGAGTTGATTCTTTAGTCAAATATTTTGATTTGGATGTAAATAAAAAAATAAAGAAATTATCAAAAGGAAATAAGCAAAAGGTATCTATCATTGGTGCATTAATGCACAAACCAAAATATATTATTCTCGATGAACCAACCTCTGGTTTAGACCCGGTAATGCAAATAAAGTTTAATAAGTTAATTTTGAAATTAAAAAATGATTACAAAACAACAGTTTTTCTCTGTTCTCATATTATTTCTGAATCTCAAGAATTATGTGACCAAATATTTTTTATTAATCATGGTAATATTCTAAAATCATTGGATTCTAATGAAATTAAAAATAATGATTTATTACAAATCTTTAAAGATTTGTATGGAGCAGAGTTATAA